From the Planktothricoides raciborskii GIHE-MW2 genome, the window TAAATGGAAATTAGTGACGGAGTACACATTCGACAGCGCCCATTTTATTCGGGATTATGATGGCCCTTGTGGGCGAATGCACGGCCATACTTATAAGGTACGCATTGAAGCGTCATCCCAGAAACTCCACTCTTCAGAATATTGTCCCCATGAAGTGATGGTGGCGGATTTTAAAACCCTACGTTGGGCGAAAAAAGATGTCACCAAAGGAGGGCTAGATCACTGCTTTTTGAATGACGTGATGCCCCCCGATTATGATACTACGGCGGAGATGATTGCTAAGTATATTTATGAGGAAACTAAGCGGAGAGTTCCTCCAGGAGTTGATCTAAAAGTAGCGGTTTCAGAAACCCCGAATTCTTGGGTAGAATATGAGGATGATTAAATTCATTTTAGATATTTGTTGATTAAATCTGCGCGATCGCCTCAATAGTGGAAACCGGCACCTGACAAAAATATTGCCGATAAAATTGTTCTTCTTGCAAAGCCGCAATAAAATAATCTATAGGAAAATAATTCGCGGTTATTGTGGCTTTTTTATCGGCAATCCGCCGAAAAGTTATCCCGGTTTCTAGTTCAGATGCTTCTTGGTTAAAACTAATCTGAAAACCGAGGAATGTTAAGGTATTTAAGCCAATGTCTAAGGCGCGATCGCTGATAGTTAATTCCTGGCAAAGTTCCTGACGAGAAATGCTTGCCCCGGTGTGGCTGAGATGGTCAGCAATTGTGATCAATTTTTGACATATTTCTTGGGGTTGGGGAATATTATCGGCATCATAAGCTAAGACCACAACCGGCAATTTGTGGTTAATAAATTGGGAGTCAAGCGCTAACTTTAACCCTTGTTCTAAATCTTCCCAACTGGTGGGACATTGGCGGATAAAAATGGCCGAATCGAG encodes:
- a CDS encoding 6-carboxytetrahydropterin synthase, coding for MPKWKLVTEYTFDSAHFIRDYDGPCGRMHGHTYKVRIEASSQKLHSSEYCPHEVMVADFKTLRWAKKDVTKGGLDHCFLNDVMPPDYDTTAEMIAKYIYEETKRRVPPGVDLKVAVSETPNSWVEYEDD